One genomic region from bacterium HR17 encodes:
- the feoB_1 gene encoding Fe(2+) transporter FeoB, protein MAATKTLTIALLGNPNTGKSTLFNALTGLRQHVGNWPGKTVEKAEGFARLRDGQTVRIVDLPGTYALHAESPEERIACEFLLSDEVDAVIVVVDATNLARNLYLVLQALELTDKIVVALNLMDEAAAKGVNIHLQRLRDMLGVPVVPTVAVRGEGVAEALEAAVAVAEGRLPVRPVKTRYPLLVENCLQKVTPLLEQVVDGRWRTASRWLALRLLEGDELALAWLSQRDGVVEQVLNECRRDAEGFGTSLDLEIARTLHERATAIASAVTEQTPRPSLQLRFGRWVVVVPRFDWTEWLDNLLTHRWLGLPLTLALFGLIFWLTAIGANKPSAWLEGGVSWLVAQARHWANAVGLSWWLKGVLVDGVLLGVGSVFAVMFPPMLIFYLLYAVLEDFGLVPRIAFNLDKVMQKVGSQGKHCLSCMVSYGCNIPGVLATRVIEDPRVRLIAILTAALNPCNGRWGNLLPLSLLLFGKWAPLVLVALIAISFTAVLFGSWLLSHTVLKGTTTLFVLELPPYRKPSLRKLLVNTVWERAVQTQYRALLIAAPFCALIWLLSNLPVGAPFERTVTGNLVATLDVAGKPLGLDGSMLTACLFALPAKEIALASLAITYGLQRTLDEPAAVLDFLRAHWSPLAAFTFLVFYALYLPCAYTFVVQAKEAGHWKWAVFAGAFQLSVAVLFTAAVHWSGVALIAAFK, encoded by the coding sequence ATGGCTGCGACAAAGACTTTGACCATAGCCTTACTGGGCAACCCCAACACTGGCAAGAGCACGCTGTTCAACGCCTTGACAGGTTTGCGCCAGCATGTCGGCAACTGGCCGGGCAAAACGGTGGAGAAGGCGGAAGGGTTCGCTCGGCTGCGCGATGGGCAAACGGTGCGAATCGTGGATTTGCCGGGCACTTATGCCCTGCACGCTGAATCGCCCGAAGAGCGCATCGCCTGCGAGTTCCTGCTGAGCGACGAAGTGGATGCCGTCATCGTCGTCGTGGATGCCACCAACCTCGCCCGTAACCTTTATCTCGTCCTGCAAGCGTTGGAGTTGACCGACAAAATAGTTGTCGCGCTGAACTTGATGGACGAGGCGGCGGCAAAAGGCGTGAATATCCACTTGCAGCGGTTGCGCGACATGCTGGGCGTGCCTGTCGTCCCGACAGTCGCTGTGCGGGGCGAAGGTGTGGCAGAAGCCTTGGAAGCAGCGGTTGCCGTCGCCGAAGGGCGCTTGCCCGTTCGCCCCGTCAAAACCCGCTACCCCTTGCTCGTGGAAAATTGCTTGCAAAAGGTGACACCCCTTTTGGAGCAAGTCGTGGACGGGCGATGGCGGACGGCGAGCCGATGGCTGGCGCTGCGGTTGCTGGAAGGCGATGAGTTGGCGCTGGCATGGTTGTCCCAGCGGGACGGTGTGGTTGAGCAAGTGCTCAACGAATGCCGCAGGGACGCTGAAGGGTTTGGCACTTCACTGGATTTGGAAATCGCGCGGACGCTGCACGAACGGGCAACGGCTATCGCCTCTGCCGTCACGGAGCAAACACCTCGTCCCTCCTTGCAATTGCGGTTTGGGCGTTGGGTAGTCGTCGTCCCGCGCTTTGATTGGACGGAGTGGCTGGACAATTTGCTGACGCACCGCTGGCTGGGATTACCCCTCACCTTGGCGCTTTTCGGTCTCATCTTTTGGCTGACGGCAATCGGTGCCAACAAACCGTCAGCGTGGCTGGAAGGAGGCGTCTCGTGGCTCGTCGCACAAGCGCGCCATTGGGCAAACGCAGTCGGGTTGTCTTGGTGGCTGAAGGGCGTGCTCGTTGACGGGGTGCTGTTGGGCGTCGGGTCAGTGTTTGCCGTCATGTTCCCGCCGATGCTCATCTTCTACCTGCTCTACGCCGTGCTGGAAGATTTCGGTTTAGTTCCCCGCATCGCGTTCAACTTGGACAAGGTGATGCAAAAGGTCGGGTCACAAGGCAAACATTGCCTTTCGTGCATGGTTTCGTATGGCTGCAACATTCCCGGCGTTTTGGCGACGCGGGTCATTGAAGACCCGCGTGTGCGGTTGATCGCTATCTTGACAGCGGCGCTCAACCCATGCAACGGGCGGTGGGGCAATTTACTGCCCTTGAGTTTGTTGTTGTTTGGCAAATGGGCGCCGCTGGTGTTGGTCGCGCTCATCGCCATCAGTTTCACCGCTGTCTTGTTCGGGTCGTGGCTGTTGAGCCACACCGTGCTCAAGGGCACAACGACACTGTTCGTGTTGGAGTTGCCGCCTTACCGCAAGCCCAGCCTGCGCAAGTTGCTTGTCAACACCGTTTGGGAGCGGGCGGTGCAAACGCAATATCGGGCGCTGCTTATCGCCGCGCCTTTTTGTGCGCTGATTTGGCTCCTGAGCAATTTGCCCGTTGGCGCACCTTTTGAACGCACGGTCACAGGTAACTTGGTCGCGACATTGGATGTCGCCGGAAAACCGTTGGGGCTTGACGGCAGCATGTTGACGGCGTGTCTGTTTGCGTTGCCCGCCAAAGAGATCGCCCTTGCGTCGCTTGCTATCACTTACGGGTTGCAACGGACTTTGGACGAACCGGCTGCGGTGCTGGACTTTTTGCGGGCGCATTGGTCGCCCCTTGCGGCGTTCACCTTCCTCGTCTTTTATGCGCTCTATTTGCCTTGCGCTTACACCTTCGTCGTGCAGGCAAAAGAAGCGGGGCATTGGAAGTGGGCGGTGTTTGCGGGTGCCTTTCAGTTGAGCGTCGCCGTCCTGTTCACTGCTGCCGTCCATTGGAGCGGCGTGGCGCTGATAGCCGCGTTCAAGTGA
- the feoA gene encoding Fe(2+) transport protein A: protein MSKRHRPDEANADRRDRWLPLSELQPNQKAVLRAINAPNPLAHRLMALGIVPGTEVEVVRTAAFGDPMEIRMRGFRLALRKRDAQLLLVEPQPP, encoded by the coding sequence ATGTCAAAGCGGCATCGCCCCGACGAAGCAAACGCCGACCGGCGTGACCGCTGGCTGCCGTTGAGCGAACTGCAACCAAACCAGAAAGCGGTTTTGCGCGCTATCAACGCCCCCAACCCTCTCGCCCATCGGTTGATGGCGTTAGGCATCGTGCCTGGCACCGAAGTTGAAGTCGTGCGCACTGCGGCTTTCGGTGACCCGATGGAAATTCGCATGCGTGGCTTCCGCCTCGCCCTGCGCAAACGGGATGCCCAGTTGTTGCTGGTAGAACCTCAGCCGCCGTAA
- the ideR gene encoding Iron-dependent repressor IdeR: MRTLTPAMEDYLKVIYKLQQKDAKVTTQAIAKAMRVKPASVTNMLKKLARLRLVQYSAYKGVRLTPTGERMALEIIRHHRLLELYLRQALNMPLHKVHEEAERLEHALSEELEDLIAAALGNPTHDPHGHPIPTKEGHFDEPPHQSLSEAPHGQKFLIVRVSDSDTEMLRYLEELGLVPHAIVTVLRREPFGGPIWVQVDDRTHALGQEVAHHVFVRPLAEVKANVKAASPRRSKRRPA; the protein is encoded by the coding sequence ATGCGGACGCTGACGCCTGCGATGGAAGATTACCTGAAGGTGATTTACAAGTTGCAGCAAAAGGACGCGAAGGTCACGACGCAGGCGATCGCCAAAGCCATGAGGGTCAAGCCTGCTTCGGTGACCAACATGCTCAAGAAACTGGCTCGTCTGAGGCTTGTCCAGTATAGCGCCTACAAGGGTGTGCGGCTGACGCCGACGGGCGAACGGATGGCGCTGGAAATCATCCGCCACCACCGTCTACTGGAACTTTACTTGCGCCAAGCGCTGAACATGCCCCTGCACAAAGTCCATGAGGAAGCCGAGCGGTTGGAACACGCCCTTTCCGAGGAGTTGGAAGACTTGATCGCCGCCGCTTTGGGCAACCCGACCCATGACCCACACGGACACCCCATCCCGACGAAGGAAGGGCATTTTGACGAGCCCCCCCATCAATCCCTTTCGGAAGCGCCTCATGGGCAAAAGTTTTTGATCGTCCGCGTCAGCGACAGCGACACAGAGATGCTCCGATACTTGGAAGAGTTGGGTTTGGTGCCTCACGCCATCGTCACGGTGCTGCGCCGCGAACCTTTTGGCGGTCCGATTTGGGTGCAAGTGGACGACCGCACCCACGCTTTAGGTCAAGAGGTAGCCCACCATGTTTTCGTCCGTCCGTTAGCCGAGGTGAAGGCAAATGTCAAAGCGGCATCGCCCCGACGAAGCAAACGCCGACCGGCGTGA